Proteins co-encoded in one Kutzneria chonburiensis genomic window:
- a CDS encoding anti-sigma factor antagonist (This anti-anti-sigma factor, or anti-sigma factor antagonist, belongs to a family that includes characterized members SpoIIAA, RsbV, RsfA, and RsfB.), with the protein MSDVFPGSSEMAARMRAFDWSTSPLGTPDSWSEGLRTAVRICLTSRFPMILWWGDELRFLYNDAYLPLLGSKHPALDKPGSSVWSEIWHIIGPMLDGVLATGEATWSDDLLLPMNRHGYWEETYWTYSYSPLHDDAGAVVGVFTAVSDTTERVVGARRMAALQDLGAQAGAATVEDACRRIADWADRHGQDVPYVSVHLGDISDERWPLAEVLRDGAPVVVTAVEGLPSGGWATPPTEAMVLPLRSDAGDRPLGTVVLAASGGRALDEGYRAFLRLVADQIAGLVNGAMAYQAQQRRAEELAALDRSKTVFFSNISHEFRTPLTLIAGPLRELREQAPPDVDEQLSMIERNAMRLGKLVNALLDFSRIEAGRVQAQYEPVDLALVTTELASVFRAAMEKAGLALTVDCPPLGRPVRVDRDMYEKVVLNLLSNAFKFTLDGTVTVSLRADGEHAVLSVRDTGVGIPEAEMSRLFERFHRIEQPRARSTEGSGIGLALVRELVRLHGGDISAESVDGEGTAFTVRIPFGEGDPSEPIPDHRSASMPYVEEALRWLPPDVPSGGPFDQGPGYVLVADDNADMRDYLGRLLGERHTVRTVGDGDHALELIRTDPPDLLISDVMMPRLDGISLVRVLRADPRLARIPVLLLSARAGQEAAAEGLRAGADDYLVKPFAAGELLARVNTHVRLGRVRRQGEERFRTMADVAPALIWASDRTGLRVLANRGWSEFTGDQGLGEQWQDALHPDDRDRYLETFEQANRDGAPFDIEYRLRRADGAYHWMLEHAVPIGGGVEFGGHVASCVDVNERYREGERQRLLAQVGTALDTASGVRQRLDRLIGVLIDSQLADGCTVARTTGSGRLVTMAQAGAPVDPATVDEPTVVGDNEMALPLRARGETLAVLTMCRTAQESPYDDRDLALAEQIADRAGIALDNALLLAEEQAAARRLALVQQATADFSAATSPQLVAETVATHGRTLFLDHEFVLFEQRDAHRLEPLVVPGQQYGLDRLDLREHSPVADAVTSLAPLWLDQVDDWRGEYPDFVDRARSIGFRSGAVIPLTANGTCIGVLALGSRREFPLDAGDKRAALALAEQCGQALDRARLYQAEHEIAETLQRSLLPARLPRLDRLALAARYLAGAAFSQAGGDWYDVLPLDEDRVALIVGDVVGQGPRAAAAMGQLRSTLAAYLLEGHPPASALARLDEFAARIPDALASTVVCAVVDTAAAELRWARAGHLPPLIIMDGHGEFLSGAHGPVLGLGAGMEFTEEQCSLSPRASIVLYTDGLVERRDADLDEDLERLAATAADLPPEELAVWLVDHLLTDEGPSDDVALVVARLVPAPLHRTLPARADQLAVARQDVTAWAKAAGLPRPLIDDLLLVIGEATANSVEHAYRDRPAGDFTYELRCTSGGGVSGVVTDGGHWRPVPADNGTRGRGLAMIKAASVLSEVHGSETGTRVEFTLRPAVAAVETLAMVKFMGSDGIFPTPADAVPPALAAVDTIGPVSVVHVSGEIDMTSRDAVERVLTRAVDGHPDAVVVDLSDVTFFGSSGLQMLAEARAHAAASHVTLRLVASSRRVLRPLEITGMTMAFQVYSSVTEAVAG; encoded by the coding sequence GTGAGTGACGTTTTCCCGGGCAGCAGCGAGATGGCCGCGCGGATGCGCGCCTTCGACTGGTCCACGTCTCCGCTCGGCACCCCCGACAGCTGGTCCGAGGGCCTGCGCACGGCGGTGCGCATCTGCCTGACCTCGCGGTTCCCGATGATCCTGTGGTGGGGCGACGAGCTGCGCTTCCTCTACAACGACGCCTATCTGCCGCTGCTCGGCTCCAAGCACCCGGCGCTGGACAAGCCGGGATCGTCGGTGTGGTCGGAGATCTGGCACATCATCGGCCCGATGCTGGACGGCGTGCTGGCCACCGGCGAGGCGACCTGGTCGGACGACCTGCTGCTGCCGATGAACCGGCACGGCTACTGGGAGGAGACGTACTGGACGTACTCCTACAGCCCGCTGCACGACGATGCCGGCGCGGTGGTCGGCGTGTTCACGGCCGTGTCGGACACGACCGAACGGGTGGTCGGCGCGCGGCGGATGGCGGCGTTGCAGGATCTCGGCGCGCAGGCCGGCGCGGCGACAGTCGAGGACGCATGCCGGCGGATCGCCGACTGGGCCGATCGGCACGGCCAGGACGTCCCGTACGTGTCGGTGCACCTCGGCGACATCTCCGACGAGCGCTGGCCGCTGGCCGAGGTGTTACGGGACGGCGCGCCGGTGGTCGTGACCGCTGTGGAAGGCCTGCCCAGCGGCGGCTGGGCAACGCCGCCGACCGAGGCCATGGTGCTGCCGCTGCGCAGCGACGCCGGTGACCGGCCGCTGGGCACGGTGGTGCTGGCGGCCAGCGGCGGCCGGGCGCTGGACGAGGGCTACCGGGCGTTCCTGCGGCTGGTCGCCGACCAGATCGCCGGGCTGGTCAACGGGGCGATGGCCTATCAGGCGCAGCAGCGGCGGGCCGAGGAGCTGGCCGCACTGGACCGCAGCAAGACGGTGTTCTTCTCCAACATCAGCCACGAGTTCCGCACGCCGCTGACGCTGATCGCCGGTCCGCTGCGGGAACTGCGCGAGCAGGCGCCGCCGGACGTCGACGAGCAGCTGTCCATGATCGAGCGCAACGCCATGCGGCTGGGCAAGCTGGTCAACGCGCTGCTGGACTTCTCCCGCATCGAGGCCGGCCGGGTACAGGCCCAGTACGAGCCGGTCGACCTGGCCCTGGTGACCACCGAGCTGGCCAGCGTGTTCCGGGCGGCGATGGAGAAGGCCGGCCTGGCGCTGACCGTCGACTGCCCGCCGCTGGGCCGTCCGGTGCGGGTGGACCGCGACATGTACGAGAAGGTCGTGCTCAACCTGTTGAGCAACGCCTTCAAGTTCACCCTCGACGGCACCGTCACGGTCAGCCTGCGGGCCGACGGCGAGCACGCGGTGCTGTCCGTGCGCGACACCGGCGTGGGCATCCCGGAAGCGGAGATGTCCCGGCTGTTCGAGCGTTTCCACCGCATCGAGCAGCCCCGCGCGCGGTCCACCGAAGGCAGCGGCATCGGCCTCGCGCTGGTACGGGAACTCGTGCGGCTGCACGGCGGCGACATCTCGGCCGAGAGCGTGGACGGCGAGGGCACGGCCTTCACGGTGCGGATCCCGTTCGGCGAGGGCGACCCGTCCGAGCCGATACCGGACCATAGGTCCGCTTCGATGCCGTACGTGGAGGAGGCGCTGCGCTGGCTGCCGCCGGACGTGCCCTCCGGCGGTCCGTTCGACCAGGGCCCCGGCTACGTGCTGGTGGCCGACGACAACGCCGATATGCGCGACTACCTGGGCCGACTGCTGGGCGAGCGGCACACCGTCCGCACGGTCGGCGACGGCGACCACGCGCTGGAGCTGATCCGGACCGATCCCCCGGATCTGCTGATCAGCGACGTGATGATGCCTCGGCTGGACGGCATCAGCCTGGTCCGGGTGCTGCGGGCCGACCCGCGCCTGGCCCGTATCCCGGTGCTGCTGCTGTCGGCCCGCGCCGGCCAGGAGGCGGCGGCCGAGGGGCTGCGGGCCGGCGCCGACGACTACCTGGTGAAGCCGTTCGCCGCCGGCGAACTGCTGGCCCGCGTGAACACGCATGTGCGGCTGGGCCGGGTCCGCCGGCAGGGCGAGGAGCGGTTCCGCACCATGGCCGACGTCGCCCCGGCGCTGATCTGGGCGTCCGACCGGACCGGGCTGCGGGTGCTGGCCAACCGCGGCTGGTCGGAGTTCACCGGGGACCAGGGCTTGGGTGAGCAGTGGCAGGACGCACTGCATCCCGACGACCGCGACCGCTACCTGGAGACGTTCGAGCAGGCCAACCGGGACGGAGCGCCGTTCGACATCGAGTACCGGCTGCGCCGCGCCGACGGGGCGTACCACTGGATGCTGGAGCACGCCGTGCCGATCGGCGGCGGCGTGGAGTTCGGCGGGCACGTGGCCAGCTGTGTGGACGTGAACGAGCGCTACCGGGAGGGCGAGCGGCAGCGGCTGCTGGCCCAGGTCGGCACGGCCCTCGACACGGCGAGCGGCGTGCGGCAGCGCCTGGATCGCCTGATCGGCGTGCTGATCGACAGCCAGCTGGCCGACGGCTGCACGGTCGCCCGTACCACCGGCTCCGGGCGATTGGTGACCATGGCGCAGGCCGGCGCGCCCGTCGACCCGGCGACGGTCGACGAGCCGACCGTGGTCGGTGACAACGAGATGGCGTTGCCGCTGCGGGCCCGCGGCGAGACACTGGCGGTGCTGACCATGTGCCGCACGGCGCAGGAATCCCCCTACGACGACCGGGATCTGGCGCTGGCCGAGCAGATCGCCGACCGGGCCGGCATCGCGCTGGACAACGCCCTGCTGCTGGCCGAGGAACAGGCCGCCGCGCGCCGGCTGGCCCTGGTGCAGCAGGCCACCGCCGACTTCTCGGCCGCCACGTCCCCGCAGCTGGTGGCCGAAACCGTGGCCACGCACGGCCGGACCCTGTTCCTCGACCACGAGTTCGTCCTGTTCGAGCAGCGCGACGCGCACCGGCTGGAGCCGCTGGTCGTGCCCGGCCAGCAGTACGGTCTTGATCGGCTGGACCTGCGCGAGCACTCCCCCGTCGCCGACGCCGTCACCTCGCTGGCCCCGCTGTGGCTGGACCAGGTCGACGACTGGCGTGGCGAGTACCCGGACTTCGTGGACCGGGCGCGGTCCATCGGCTTCCGCTCCGGCGCGGTGATCCCGTTGACCGCCAACGGAACCTGCATCGGCGTGTTGGCGCTGGGCAGCCGCCGCGAGTTCCCGCTCGACGCCGGCGACAAACGGGCCGCGCTGGCCCTGGCCGAGCAGTGCGGGCAGGCGCTGGACCGGGCCCGGCTGTACCAGGCCGAGCACGAGATCGCCGAGACGTTGCAGCGCAGCCTGTTGCCGGCCCGGCTGCCGCGGCTGGACCGCCTCGCGCTGGCCGCCCGGTACCTGGCCGGCGCGGCGTTCAGTCAGGCCGGCGGCGACTGGTACGACGTGCTGCCGCTGGACGAGGACCGGGTGGCGCTGATCGTCGGCGACGTCGTCGGCCAGGGCCCGCGCGCCGCCGCCGCGATGGGCCAGCTGCGCAGCACCCTCGCGGCGTACCTGCTGGAGGGGCACCCGCCGGCCAGCGCGCTGGCCCGCCTGGACGAGTTCGCCGCGCGCATTCCCGACGCGCTGGCGTCCACAGTGGTCTGTGCCGTCGTCGACACCGCCGCCGCCGAGCTGCGCTGGGCCCGCGCCGGCCACCTGCCACCGTTGATCATCATGGATGGCCACGGCGAGTTTCTGAGCGGTGCTCACGGTCCGGTGCTCGGTCTCGGGGCCGGTATGGAGTTCACCGAGGAACAGTGCTCGCTGTCGCCGCGGGCCAGTATCGTGCTGTACACGGACGGCCTGGTCGAGCGCCGGGACGCCGATCTGGACGAGGACCTGGAGCGGCTGGCCGCGACCGCCGCCGACCTGCCGCCGGAGGAGCTGGCGGTGTGGCTGGTCGACCACCTGCTGACCGATGAAGGCCCCAGCGACGACGTCGCCCTGGTCGTCGCACGGCTGGTGCCGGCGCCGCTGCACCGGACCCTGCCGGCCCGTGCCGACCAGCTGGCCGTGGCCCGTCAGGACGTCACGGCATGGGCCAAGGCCGCCGGGCTGCCGCGGCCGCTGATCGACGACCTGCTGCTCGTCATCGGTGAGGCAACGGCGAACTCCGTCGAGCACGCCTACCGCGACCGGCCGGCCGGCGACTTCACGTACGAACTGCGGTGCACTTCGGGCGGTGGTGTCAGCGGCGTGGTGACCGACGGCGGCCACTGGCGGCCGGTGCCCGCGGACAACGGCACCCGCGGCCGCGGACTGGCCATGATCAAGGCCGCGTCGGTGCTGTCCGAAGTGCACGGATCCGAGACCGGCACCCGTGTCGAGTTCACGCTCCGGCCAGCGGTTGCCGCCGTCGAAACCCTGGCTATGGTCAAGTTCATGGGCAGTGACGGAATCTTCCCGACGCCCGCCGACGCGGTCCCGCCCGCCCTCGCCGCGGTCGACACCATTGGCCCCGTGTCCGTCGTGCACGTGAGCGGCGAGATCGACATGACCAGCCGGGACGCCGTGGAGCGGGTGCTCACCCGCGCCGTGGACGGCCACCCCGACGCGGTGGTGGTCGACCTCTCCGACGTGACGTTCTTCGGCTCGTCGGGGCTCCAGATGCTGGCCGAGGCCCGGGCCCACGCCGCCGCCAGCCACGTGACGCTGCGCCTGGTGGCCAGCAGCCGCCGGGTGCTGCGGCCGCTGGAGATCACCGGCATGACCATGGCGTTCCAGGTCTACAGCAGCGTGACCGAGGCCGTCGCCGGCTAG
- a CDS encoding carboxylate-amine ligase — MTLGVEEEFLLVDRDGRLAAAGPEISEHVDDDGGQVEHELRRCQVESATAVCHTIDEVVTGLRDLRDRLAAEAAGQGLRLLPTGTAPMADDRPPRFTPDVRYHRMAREFGAVAQASLTCACHVHVSIPDAATGLRISNHVRPWLPVLLALSANSPFHNGDDTAYASWRHPLWTRWPSAGAPPHFDSVDAYESRVEGLLSAGAALDRGMVYWDIRLSAHQPTVEVRIADVLPTPTEAALLAAVIRGLAGQALDADPVARPAPEVLRARLWRSARDGLAGCCVHPRTGALMPAWQVVDELVASVRSFLGDDAEFVEDSLTRLRATGNGAQRQRAALDRNGHMADVLDTLAWPT; from the coding sequence TTGACGCTCGGCGTCGAAGAGGAGTTCCTGCTGGTCGACAGGGACGGCCGGCTCGCCGCCGCGGGGCCGGAGATCTCCGAGCACGTGGACGACGACGGCGGGCAGGTCGAGCACGAGCTGCGGCGCTGCCAGGTGGAGAGCGCCACGGCCGTGTGCCACACCATCGACGAGGTCGTGACGGGGCTGCGTGACCTCCGCGACCGGCTGGCTGCCGAGGCGGCGGGGCAGGGCCTGCGGCTGCTGCCCACCGGTACCGCGCCGATGGCCGACGACCGGCCGCCGCGGTTCACACCGGACGTCCGCTACCACCGGATGGCCCGCGAGTTCGGCGCGGTCGCCCAGGCCTCGCTGACCTGCGCGTGCCACGTCCACGTCTCGATTCCTGACGCCGCAACGGGTTTGCGGATCAGCAACCACGTCCGGCCATGGTTGCCGGTGCTGCTGGCGCTGAGCGCGAATTCCCCCTTCCACAACGGGGACGACACCGCCTATGCCAGCTGGCGACACCCGCTGTGGACCCGCTGGCCGTCGGCCGGCGCGCCGCCGCATTTCGATTCCGTGGACGCGTACGAATCGCGGGTCGAGGGGCTGTTGTCGGCCGGTGCTGCCCTGGATCGGGGCATGGTCTACTGGGACATTCGGCTCTCGGCCCACCAGCCGACCGTCGAAGTGCGTATCGCCGACGTTCTGCCGACGCCTACCGAAGCGGCCTTATTGGCTGCTGTCATCCGTGGCCTCGCGGGCCAGGCGCTCGACGCCGATCCGGTGGCCCGGCCGGCCCCAGAGGTCCTGCGGGCGCGGCTCTGGCGCTCGGCCCGTGACGGCCTGGCCGGCTGCTGCGTCCATCCCCGTACCGGCGCTCTGATGCCGGCCTGGCAGGTCGTCGACGAACTCGTGGCGTCGGTGCGGTCATTCCTCGGTGACGACGCGGAGTTCGTCGAGGACTCCCTGACCCGGCTGCGGGCCACCGGCAATGGCGCGCAGCGCCAGCGGGCCGCCCTGGACCGCAACGGGCACATGGCTGACGTGCTCGACACGCTGGCCTGGCCGACCTGA
- a CDS encoding aminotransferase class I/II-fold pyridoxal phosphate-dependent enzyme, with amino-acid sequence MDHSKAPVLDAMVEFHEQRITPFNPPGHKQGRGADRRVVDVLGEGVFRSDVLGPNGLDDRLLRHGVLQEAQELMADAVGAEHTFFSTCGSSLSVKSAMLAVAGPHEKLVVVRHAHKSVISGLIISGVSPVWVHPHWDGERHLSHPPGPDDVRAAFEAEPEAKGMLLVTPTDYGTCGDIKAIADVCHEFDKPLIVDEAWGAHLPFHPDLPPWAMDADADLCVTSVHKMGNAVEQSSVFHLQGNRVDPAVLKAREDILGTTSASSLVYATVDGWRRQMVEDGEKLLTTALTLAQRVRREIDLLPGMRVDGEREFVGPDLAASFDPLKVVVDLAGLGISGYQAADWLRARQRVTVGLSDHRRIVAIITMGDDDYTAKVLVDALRALVKAAEKMKQPPAVDLPRPGDLELETVMLPRDAFFGEAEQVPVKKAVGRVVAEMISPYPPGSPALVPGEVITREVLDYLRSGLNAGMQLPDPADPDLTSIRVVKDAK; translated from the coding sequence ATGGACCACAGCAAGGCACCTGTGCTCGACGCGATGGTCGAGTTCCACGAGCAGCGCATCACCCCGTTCAACCCGCCCGGCCACAAGCAGGGGCGCGGCGCTGACCGGCGGGTCGTCGACGTCCTCGGGGAAGGCGTGTTCCGCAGCGACGTGCTCGGCCCCAACGGCCTGGACGACCGGTTGCTGCGGCACGGCGTGTTGCAGGAGGCCCAGGAGCTGATGGCCGACGCCGTCGGCGCGGAGCACACGTTCTTCTCCACGTGCGGCAGCTCGCTGTCGGTGAAGAGTGCCATGCTGGCGGTGGCCGGTCCGCACGAGAAGCTGGTCGTGGTGCGGCACGCCCACAAGTCGGTCATCTCCGGCCTGATCATCAGCGGCGTATCGCCCGTCTGGGTGCATCCGCATTGGGACGGGGAGCGGCACCTGTCGCATCCACCGGGCCCGGACGACGTGCGGGCGGCGTTCGAGGCCGAACCCGAGGCCAAGGGCATGCTGCTGGTGACGCCGACCGACTACGGCACGTGCGGGGACATCAAGGCGATCGCCGACGTGTGCCACGAGTTCGACAAGCCGCTGATCGTGGACGAGGCCTGGGGCGCGCACCTGCCGTTCCACCCGGACCTGCCGCCGTGGGCCATGGACGCCGACGCCGATCTGTGCGTGACGAGCGTGCACAAGATGGGCAACGCGGTCGAGCAGAGCTCTGTTTTCCACCTTCAGGGCAACCGGGTCGACCCGGCCGTACTCAAGGCGCGTGAGGATATCCTCGGCACCACAAGCGCTTCCTCGCTGGTGTACGCCACTGTGGACGGTTGGCGGCGGCAGATGGTCGAGGACGGCGAGAAGCTGCTGACCACCGCGCTGACCCTGGCCCAGCGGGTCCGCCGCGAGATCGACCTGCTGCCCGGGATGCGGGTGGACGGGGAGCGTGAGTTCGTCGGGCCCGACCTGGCGGCGTCGTTCGATCCGCTCAAGGTGGTCGTCGACCTGGCCGGGCTGGGCATCAGCGGCTACCAGGCGGCGGATTGGCTGCGGGCCCGCCAGCGCGTCACGGTCGGGCTCTCCGACCACCGGCGGATCGTCGCGATCATCACCATGGGCGATGACGACTACACGGCCAAGGTGCTGGTCGACGCGTTGCGGGCGCTGGTCAAGGCGGCCGAGAAGATGAAGCAGCCGCCGGCGGTCGACCTGCCCCGGCCGGGGGACCTGGAGCTCGAGACGGTGATGCTGCCGCGGGACGCGTTCTTCGGCGAGGCCGAGCAGGTCCCGGTGAAGAAGGCGGTCGGGCGGGTCGTGGCCGAGATGATCAGTCCGTACCCGCCGGGCTCGCCAGCGCTGGTGCCGGGCGAGGTGATCACCCGTGAGGTGCTGGACTACCTGCGCAGCGGGTTGAACGCCGGCATGCAGCTACCCGATCCGGCTGACCCGGACCTGACCTCGATCCGTGTGGTCAAGGACGCCAAGTGA
- a CDS encoding carboxylate-amine ligase translates to MTSTLGVEEEFLLIDHDGITTPLAAEVLARCVGPLPAGMVVQRELRDTQVEVATGICTDMSELRAQLAVGRQALAVAAADLDVRVLASGTPVVGSAAPRPAMAPRFAQVDELFAALAVDYEACGCHVHVGVPDKDTAVAVVNHVARWLPALLALSVNSPFHNGHDTGYESWRVVQQSRFPGGGIPPWCADFSRWQQEVAQLVDCGVLVDERQTFWYARPSPHLPTVELRIADTAATVDDAVLQASLCRALVDTALADLDHGTEAVPVQTAAAAVWTASRYGMDGPAVDPLLGKQMPATVMVMGLLDHVRHALEENDELAEVRRLLTDRCTAATRQRLLAAAGLDSVVRQLSLGGSHDR, encoded by the coding sequence GTGACGAGCACGCTGGGAGTCGAGGAGGAGTTCCTCCTCATCGACCACGACGGCATCACGACGCCGCTGGCGGCCGAGGTGCTGGCGCGGTGTGTCGGGCCGCTGCCGGCCGGCATGGTTGTGCAGCGGGAGCTGCGTGACACCCAGGTCGAGGTGGCCACCGGCATCTGCACGGACATGTCCGAGCTGCGGGCGCAGCTGGCGGTCGGCCGCCAGGCGTTGGCCGTGGCCGCCGCCGACTTGGACGTACGGGTGCTGGCCAGCGGCACGCCGGTCGTGGGTTCTGCTGCCCCTCGCCCCGCGATGGCGCCTCGGTTCGCCCAGGTCGACGAGCTCTTCGCCGCCCTCGCCGTCGACTACGAGGCGTGCGGCTGCCATGTGCACGTGGGCGTGCCGGACAAGGACACCGCCGTGGCCGTGGTCAACCACGTGGCCCGCTGGTTGCCGGCTTTACTGGCCCTGTCGGTGAACTCCCCGTTCCACAATGGACACGACACCGGCTACGAGAGTTGGCGGGTCGTGCAGCAGTCCCGGTTCCCCGGCGGCGGGATTCCGCCCTGGTGCGCGGATTTCTCGCGGTGGCAGCAGGAAGTGGCCCAGCTGGTCGACTGCGGGGTGCTCGTCGACGAAAGGCAGACCTTCTGGTACGCACGGCCGTCGCCGCACCTGCCCACGGTGGAGCTCCGCATTGCCGATACTGCGGCCACTGTGGACGATGCCGTGCTGCAAGCCTCGCTGTGCCGTGCGCTCGTGGATACGGCCTTGGCTGACCTCGACCATGGCACCGAGGCCGTGCCGGTGCAGACCGCGGCTGCGGCCGTGTGGACGGCTTCGCGCTACGGTATGGACGGCCCGGCCGTCGATCCGTTGCTGGGCAAGCAGATGCCGGCGACGGTCATGGTGATGGGCCTGCTCGACCACGTGCGCCATGCTTTGGAGGAGAACGATGAGCTGGCCGAGGTACGGCGATTGCTGACCGACCGGTGCACCGCCGCCACCCGGCAGCGGCTCCTTGCCGCCGCCGGCCTCGACTCCGTCGTTCGGCAGCTTTCCCTGGGAGGAAGCCATGATCGCTAG
- a CDS encoding alpha/beta fold hydrolase — protein MPADVVVVPGLAVSRYLEPTVRRIEATGAGCEMVRLPTSGPPVGIPEYAALVADLVRDREVILVGHSSGTQVAAMAARRAPVARLVLGSPTIDPAYRSVPRVVARWLIDGRREPSSLGRVQFPEWRKAGMRRIAVLLRSMLRYPLEDLLADVSCPLVTVRGGRDPLCTSEWVSGLGGVAVTLPGLPHAFPYLDPDAFANVALGNRCV, from the coding sequence GTGCCGGCTGACGTCGTGGTCGTGCCGGGACTGGCCGTGTCCCGGTACCTGGAGCCGACCGTGCGGCGCATCGAGGCGACCGGCGCGGGCTGTGAAATGGTCCGGCTGCCCACCTCCGGGCCGCCGGTGGGTATTCCCGAGTACGCCGCGCTCGTCGCCGATCTGGTGCGCGACCGGGAAGTCATCCTGGTCGGCCACTCGTCCGGCACGCAGGTCGCCGCCATGGCGGCTCGGCGGGCGCCGGTGGCGCGGCTGGTGCTGGGCAGCCCGACCATCGACCCGGCATACCGGTCGGTGCCGAGGGTGGTGGCACGGTGGCTGATCGACGGCCGGCGGGAGCCGTCTTCCCTTGGCCGGGTTCAGTTCCCGGAGTGGCGCAAGGCCGGCATGCGACGGATCGCCGTGCTGCTGCGGTCGATGCTGCGCTATCCATTGGAGGATCTGCTGGCCGACGTCAGCTGTCCACTCGTGACCGTACGGGGTGGACGCGATCCACTGTGCACGTCCGAATGGGTCTCCGGCCTGGGCGGCGTGGCTGTCACGCTGCCCGGGCTGCCGCACGCCTTCCCGTACCTCGATCCGGATGCCTTCGCCAACGTTGCTCTCGGTAACCGTTGCGTATGA
- a CDS encoding GAF domain-containing protein, with translation MREGEPEERVAAAIAAAAGDEVVALRHVGRACASGLGVDGVSLSVIGDLGTAEPTQATDDVAERIVELEIVHGGGPALLALEQDDPVLLPRLVADRRWPLLVPALAEVGAAALFAFPLAAGGVTVGVLEVYQRWPRALTEAEVAVGVLFAESALELLVSGEDDVLAGPVADRWTFVNQAVAVVAAQIGGALEDGYARLRGHAFVTGRRLPDLAAQVLAGELVFGV, from the coding sequence GTGAGGGAGGGTGAGCCGGAGGAGCGGGTCGCCGCGGCGATCGCCGCGGCGGCCGGGGACGAGGTCGTCGCGCTGCGGCACGTCGGCCGGGCCTGCGCGTCGGGGCTCGGCGTCGACGGCGTCAGCCTGTCCGTGATCGGCGATCTCGGCACGGCCGAGCCGACCCAGGCCACCGACGACGTCGCCGAACGGATCGTCGAGCTGGAGATCGTGCACGGCGGCGGGCCGGCGCTGCTGGCATTGGAACAGGACGATCCCGTGCTGCTGCCGCGCCTCGTGGCCGACCGACGCTGGCCGCTGCTGGTCCCGGCGCTGGCCGAGGTCGGGGCGGCGGCGCTGTTCGCGTTCCCGCTCGCCGCCGGTGGCGTCACCGTCGGTGTCCTCGAGGTGTACCAGCGTTGGCCGCGGGCCTTGACGGAAGCCGAGGTCGCGGTCGGCGTGCTGTTCGCCGAGAGTGCGTTGGAGCTGCTGGTGTCGGGCGAGGACGACGTGCTCGCCGGGCCGGTGGCCGACCGGTGGACGTTCGTCAACCAGGCCGTGGCCGTGGTGGCGGCGCAGATCGGCGGCGCCCTGGAGGACGGGTACGCGCGACTGCGGGGCCATGCCTTCGTGACCGGGCGGCGGCTGCCCGACCTCGCCGCCCAGGTGCTGGCCGGCGAGCTCGTGTTCGGCGTTTGA
- a CDS encoding hemerythrin domain-containing protein, translating into MSTDAIVLLKADHKTVEQLFKKFEQAGDRAYATKRRLVDSVIKELTTHAYIEETIFYPEARRAVPQTEDHVLESVEEHHVVMWMLSELGKLDADAENFDAKVTVLIENVRHHVEEEEQDWFPEVRKAMGRKQLQELGARMAAAKADAPSDPLAVQSA; encoded by the coding sequence GTGTCGACCGATGCCATCGTGCTGCTCAAGGCGGACCACAAGACGGTGGAGCAGCTGTTCAAGAAGTTCGAGCAGGCCGGCGACCGGGCCTACGCGACCAAGCGCCGGCTGGTCGACTCGGTGATCAAGGAGTTGACCACGCACGCCTACATCGAGGAGACGATCTTCTACCCGGAGGCGCGGCGGGCGGTGCCGCAGACCGAGGACCACGTGCTGGAAAGCGTGGAGGAGCACCACGTGGTGATGTGGATGCTCTCCGAGCTGGGCAAGCTCGACGCCGACGCGGAGAACTTCGACGCCAAGGTGACCGTGCTGATCGAGAACGTCCGGCACCACGTGGAAGAGGAAGAGCAGGACTGGTTCCCCGAGGTGCGCAAGGCCATGGGGCGCAAGCAGTTGCAGGAACTCGGCGCGCGGATGGCCGCGGCCAAGGCGGACGCGCCGAGCGATCCGCTGGCCGTGCAGAGCGCCTGA